A single genomic interval of Sebastes umbrosus isolate fSebUmb1 chromosome 9, fSebUmb1.pri, whole genome shotgun sequence harbors:
- the LOC119493914 gene encoding protocadherin beta-16-like, whose translation MSERTMRRQVLLFISLFSLSSVLGQVSYSIPEEMSKGSLVGNIAQDLGLDLKRLKSGKARIYTEDNAEYIELNKDRGVLLVKERIDREALCGQTTPCALHLQITLEDPIEFFTVTVEINDINDNAPSFKKDEMKFRILESAVIGAKFVLERAMDLDVGVNGLQGYSLKPTDNFHLKLQNQHDGSKKVEMVLQKHLDREAQEHLSLTLTATDGGDPQLSGTMRVEISVLDANDNAPVFTQEVYKVTIMETAPKGTILSTVSAVDADQGSNGKVTYSITNTLDDVPLMFQIDEENGLVALSGNLDYEKAQHYEIHVQASDDGGLTDSCKIIVEVTDTNDNQPSINIMSKTNSISENSKPGTVVTIFNVQDPDSGENGKVSCNIEENLPFLMKATSKKFFSLITDSDLDREMYSEYNITVTCSDEGVPSLSSSVTLTLQISDVNDNAPVFERSSYEAYIVENNTPGLSIFTVKARDADWNQNARVSYILEDSSVNGVPVSSYVSVSADSGVIHAVRSFDYEQIKDFHFRVKAQDGGSPPLSSNVTVKVLIQDQNDNPPQVLYPVQTGGSLVAEMVPRSADVGYLVTKVVAVDVDSGQNAWLSYKLQKATDRALFEVGLQNGEIRTIRQVTDKDAVKQRLTVIVEDNGQPSRSATVIVNVAVADSFPEVLSEFTDFTHDKEYNDNLTFYLVLALAVVSFLFITCLVVIISVKIYRWRQSRVLYHSSLPVIPYYPPRYSDTLGTGTLQHVYNYEVCRTTDSRKSDCKFGGAGSQNVLIMDPSSTGTMQRIQSEKSILDEPDSPLEVRKLYYS comes from the coding sequence ATGTCGGAGAGAACAATGAGACGGCAAGTACTGTTGTTTATCTCGCTGTTTTCCCTCAGCTCAGTGTTGGGGCAGGTCTCCTACTCCATTCCCGAGGAAATGTCGAAAGGCTCTCTAGTTGGTAACATAGCGCAGGATTTAGGGTTGGATTTGAAAAGATTGAAGTCAGGTAAAGCTCGCATATATACGGAGGACAATGCAGAATACATCGAGCTGAATAAAGACAGAGGAGTCCTCCTTGTGAAGGAGAGAATCGACAGAGAGGCGCTCTGTGGGCAGACAACACCGTGCGCTTTACATCTTCAAATTACGCTGGAAGACCCGATTGAATTCTTTACAGTTACCGTGGAAATTAATGACATTAACGATAATGCACCCAGCTTCAAAAAGGATGAGATGAAATTCAGGATCCTTGAGTCGGCTGTGATTGGAGCTAAATTTGTGCTAGAGAGAGCTATGGATCTAGATGTCGGTGTGAACGGGTTGCAGGGTTATTCCCTCAAACCTACAGACAACTTTCATCTAAAACTCCAAAATCAGCATGATGGGAGTAAAAAGGTGGAGATGGTTTTGCAGAAACATCTAGACAGAGAGGCACAAGAGCACCTCTCGTTGACTCTCACAGCTACTGATGGAGGTGATCCTCAGCTGTCGGGAACAATGCGAGTGGAAATTTCAGTGCTCGATGCTAATGACAATGCCCCAGTATTTACGCAGGAAGTATATAAGGTGACTATAATGGAGACTGCTCCGAAGGGCACCATTTTGAGTACAGTTAGTGCTGTAGATGCAGATCAAGGGTCAAATGGAAAAGTGACATATTCAATAACAAACACGTTGGATGATGTCCCTCTTATGTTTCAAATCGACGAAGAAAATGGCCTGGTAGCTTTATCTGGAAATCTGGATTATGAAAAGGCACAGCACTATGAAATACACGTACAAGCTAGTGATGATGGAGGACTAACGGATTCATGTAAGATTATTGTTGAGGTGACTGATACGAACGATAATCAACCATCTATTAATATCATGTCTAAAACGAATTCAATATCAGAGAATTCTAAGCCGGGAACTGTAGTAACTATATTTAATGTGCAAGACCCTGACTCTGGCGAGAATGGCAAAGTCTCATGTAATATCGAAGAAAACTTGCCATTTCTGATGAAAGCTACGTCGAAAAAATTCTTCAGCCTAATAACAGACAGTGATTTAGACAGAGAGATGTACTCTGAGTATAATATAACAGTGACGTGCTCTGATGAGGGAGTGCCCTCCCTCTCCAGCAGCGTCACTCTCACCTTACAGATCTCTGATGTGAATGATAACGCGCCTGTCTTTGAGAGGAGCTCATATGAGGCCTACATTGTAGAAAACAACACACCAGGCCTCTCTATATTCACAGTGAAAGCCAGAGACGCTGACTGGAACCAGAATGCCCGTGTTTCTTACATACTGGAGGACTCCTCTGTTAACGGAGTGCCAGTCTCCTCATATGTGTCCGTTAGTGCTGATAGTGGAGTCATCCATGCAGTGCGCTCTTTTGACTACGAGCAGATCAAAGACTTCCACTTCCGCGTCAAAGCGCAGGATGGAGGTTCCCCTCCACTCAGTAGCAACGTGACTGTGAAAGTACTGATCCAGGACCAGAACGACAACCCCCCTCAGGTCCTGTACCCAGTCCAGACTGGTGGCTCTCTGGTGGCTGAAATGGTGCCTCGTTCAGCAGATGTGGGCTATCTGGTCACTAAAGTGGTGGCTGTTGATGTGGACTCTGGACAGAATGCCTGGCTCTCCTATAAACTGCAGAAAGCCACAGACAGGGCGCTGTTTGAAGTGGGCTTACAGAATGGAGAAATAAGAACTATCCGCCAAGTCACTGATAAAGATGCTGTGAAACAAAGACTGACTGTTATAGTGGAGGACAACGGGCAGCCCTCTCGTTCAGCTACAGTCATTGTTAACGTGGCGGTGGCGGACAGCTTCCCTGAAGTGCTGTCTGAGTTCACTGACTTTACACACGACAAGGAGTACAATGACAACCTGACTTTTTACTTAGTGTTGGCTCTGGCTGtagtctccttcctcttcatcacgtGTTTAGTGGTTATTATATCAGTGAAGATCTACAGGTGGAGACAGTCTCGCGTCCTGTATCACTCCAGTCTCCCTGTGATTCCATATTATCCACCACGTTACTCAGACACTTTGGGGACAGGGACTCTCCAACACGTGTACAACTACGAGGTGTGCAGGACGACTGACTCCAGAAAGAGTGACTGTAAGTTCGGAGGAGCTGGTAGTCAGAACGTGCTGATAATGGACCCCAGTTCTACAGGGACGATGCAGCGGATACAGAGTGAGAAGAGCATCCTGGATGAACCAGACTCTCCTCTAGAGGTCAGAAAACTGTACTATTcataa
- the LOC119493902 gene encoding protocadherin beta-16-like: protein MRRQVLLFICLLSVGSVLGQVSYSIPEEMAKGSLVGNIAQDLGLQTKRLVSGKARIYTRDSDGYIELNRERGVLLVKERIDREALCRQTTPCALHFQIILENPMEFYTVTVQITDINDNTPTFEKGEKKFKISESAVIAGAKFVLERAVDLDVGINDLKSYELRPTDNFALKLRNNADGNKNVEMVLQKALDREKQEQISLVLTAVDGGEPQMSGTMLIVITVLDINDNAPVFTQPTYKATVTENSPKGTVVATVSASDADQGSNGKITYSITNTLDDIRKLFEINEENGVVTLFGNIDFEDSRNYQINVLASDDGGLTDSSKLIVDVQDVNDNKPEINIMSKSTVISEDAKLNTVVTMINIEDRDTGENGEVQCFISENIPFILKTSTNNFYSLVTDSDLDRERSSEYNITVTCSDEGVPSLSSSVTLTLQISDVNDNAPVFERSSYEAYIVENNTPGLSIFTVKARDADWNQNARVSYILEDSSVNGVPVSSYVSVSADSGVIHAVRSFDYEQIKDFHFRVKAQDGGSPPLSSNVTVKVLIQDQNDNPPQVLYPVQTGGSLVAEMVPRSADVGYLVTKVVAVDVDSGQNAWLSYKLQKATDRALFEVGLQNGEIRTIRQVTDKDAVKQRLTVIVEDNGQPSRSATVIVNVAVADSFPEVLSEFTDFTHDKEYNDNLTFYLVLALAVVSFLFITCLVVIISVKIYRWRQSRVLYHSSLPVIPYYPPRYSDTLGTGTLQHVYNYEVCRTTDSRKSDCKFGGAGSQNVLIMDPSSTGTMQRIQSEKSILDEPDSPLEVRNFPLWLLQSCILKCLSDS from the coding sequence ATGAGAAGGCAAGTACTGCTGTTCATCTGTCTCCTCTCCGTCGGCTCGGTGCTCGGGCAGGTCAGCTACTCTATTCCGGAGGAAATGGCCAAAGGATCTTTAGTGGGAAACATAGCACAAGATTTAGGTTTACAAACCAAACGTCTGGTATCTGGTAAAGCTCGAATTTATACCCGAGACAGCGACGGGTACATCGAGCTGAACAGAGAAAGAGGAGTCCTCCTCGTCAAAGAGAGAATCGACAGAGAGGCGCTCTGCAGACAGACGACGCCTTGTGCTTTACATTTTCAGATTATTTTGGAGAATCCGATGGAGTTTTACACTGTTACCGTTCAGATCACAGATATTAATGACAACACACCAACCTTTGAAAAAGGTGAAAAGAAATTCAAAATTAGTGAATCAGCAGTGATCGCCGGAGCTAAATTTGTGCTGGAGAGGGCTGTGGATCTTGATGTTGgaattaatgatttaaaaagCTACGAATTAAGACCAACTGATAATTTTGCTCTGAAACTGCGCAATAACGCAGATGGGAATAAAAACGTAGAGATGGTGCTACAGAAGGCTttagacagagagaaacaggagcAGATATCTCTGGTGTTAACGGCTGTAGATGGAGGAGAGCCGCAGATGTCAGGAACAATGCTGATTGTTATTACAGTCTTAGACATCAATGATAATGCCCCCGTTTTTACACAGCCAACATACAAAGCTACAGTTACTGAGAACTCACCTAAAGGAACAGTTGTTGCCACTGTTTCAGCTTCAGATGCAGATCAGGGTTCAAACGGTAAAATAACGTATTCAATAACAAATACTTTAGATGATATCAGGAAATTATTTGAGATAAATGAGGAAAACGGCGTAGTTACTTTATTTGGAAATATTGATTTTGAAGATTCGCGAaactatcaaataaatgtacttgCTAGTGATGATGGAGGACTCACAGATTCTTCTAAGTTAATTGTTGATGTGCAAGATGTAAATGACAACAAACCTGAAATTAACATAATGTCGAAGTCAACTGTGATATCAGAGGATGCCAAACTCAATACAGTCgttacaatgataaatattgaggaCAGGGACACTGGAGAAAACGGAGAAGTGCAATGTTTTATCAGCGAAAATATACccttcattttaaaaacatcaacaaataaTTTCTATAGTTTAGTGACAGACAGTGatttagacagagagagatcctCTGAGTATAATATAACAGTGACGTGCTCTGATGAGGGAGTGCCCTCCCTCTCCAGCAGCGTCACTCTCACCTTACAGATCTCTGATGTGAATGATAACGCACCTGTCTTTGAGAGGAGCTCATATGAGGCCTACATTGTAGAAAACAACACACCAGGCCTCTCTATATTCACAGTGAAAGCCAGAGACGCTGACTGGAACCAGAATGCCCGTGTTTCTTACATACTGGAGGACTCCTCTGTTAACGGAGTGCCAGTCTCCTCATATGTGTCCGTTAGTGCTGATAGTGGAGTCATCCATGCAGTGCGCTCTTTTGACTACGAGCAGATCAAAGACTTCCACTTCCGCGTCAAAGCGCAGGATGGAGGTTCCCCTCCACTAAGTAGCAACGTGACTGTGAAAGTACTGATCCAGGACCAGAACGACAACCCTCCTCAGGTCCTGTACCCAGTCCAGACTGGTGGCTCTCTGGTGGCTGAAATGGTGCCTCGTTCAGCAGATGTGGGCTATCTGGTCACTAAAGTGGTGGCTGTTGATGTGGACTCTGGACAGAATGCCTGGCTCTCCTATAAACTGCAGAAAGCCACAGACAGGGCGCTGTTTGAAGTGGGCTTACAGAATGGAGAAATAAGAACTATCCGCCAAGTCACTGATAAAGATGCTGTGAAACAAAGACTGACTGTTATAGTGGAGGACAACGGGCAGCCCTCTCGTTCAGCTACAGTCATTGTTAACGTGGCGGTGGCGGACAGCTTCCCTGAAGTGCTGTCTGAGTTCACTGACTTTACACACGACAAGGAGTACAATGACAACCTGACTTTTTACTTAGTGTTGGCTCTGGCTGtagtctccttcctcttcatcacgtGTTTAGTGGTTATTATATCAGTGAAGATCTACAGGTGGAGACAGTCTCGCGTCCTGTATCACTCCAGTCTCCCTGTGATTCCATATTATCCACCACGTTACTCAGACACTTTGGGGACAGGGACTCTCCAACACGTGTACAACTACGAGGTGTGCAGGACGACTGACTCCAGAAAGAGTGACTGTAAGTTCGGAGGAGCCGGTAGTCAGAACGTGCTGATAATGGACCCCAGTTCTACAGGGACGATGCAGCGGATACAGAGTGAGAAGAGCATCCTGGATGAACCAGACTCTCCTCTAGAGGTTAGAAATTTCCCTCTTTGGTTATTGCAAAGCTGCATCTTGAAATGTTTGTCTGATAGCTGA